One part of the Halobacteriovoraceae bacterium genome encodes these proteins:
- a CDS encoding ImmA/IrrE family metallo-endopeptidase, whose protein sequence is MAANKDAIRFILGLKIKQLRDAKGLSLKGLSTLSGLSQSYINEIEKGKKYPKVEKLISLAKSLEVSFDNLVSAQLDKKLRPILDFLESDFYKNLPLEMFGIDQYDLYELMSDAPDKFSSFILMMLSLARNYDMNPEEIHRAALRSFIEAHNGSFEDVELAVAQARIRYNLPEKGPITIEKIEKILIEEYKYKIVFATPGKHPLLQTLRSIYTFDRGPILFINKELLETQKLFTIIKEFAFCALNLREEVSETRVDGVKNTFRDVLNDFKSNYFAAALLLNEEVFIEIMQKFFDNQTFSTSSIEEILKELNIGPETFFNRLIQVLPKQFGIDRLFYLKFQTSDVFKGIRRFKITNEIHLNGPHGPQGIRLNEHYCRRWITVSLLDSFCEDDALTDYKLGIQKSKMLESGKEFMCFSVARGPKKPHLPNTCITLGIELNERAREIIKFHKDPRIITKDVSKTCERCPLTDCDERVAPPTIYEKITQVECKDNAVKDLIKEIKSLSN, encoded by the coding sequence ATGGCAGCAAATAAAGATGCAATTAGATTTATTTTAGGACTAAAAATCAAGCAACTCCGGGATGCAAAGGGGCTCTCTCTAAAAGGTCTCTCTACATTATCAGGTCTGTCACAGTCTTATATTAATGAAATTGAAAAAGGTAAGAAATACCCTAAAGTTGAAAAGTTAATCTCGTTAGCAAAATCTCTTGAGGTATCTTTCGATAATCTTGTATCTGCACAGTTAGACAAAAAATTACGCCCTATACTAGATTTTCTTGAAAGTGATTTTTATAAAAATTTGCCCCTTGAGATGTTTGGAATAGACCAATATGATCTCTATGAACTTATGTCGGATGCACCTGATAAATTTTCATCCTTTATCTTAATGATGCTTTCCTTGGCCAGAAACTACGACATGAACCCGGAAGAAATTCACAGGGCAGCTCTTCGTTCATTTATTGAGGCCCACAATGGTAGTTTTGAAGATGTAGAATTAGCGGTGGCCCAAGCAAGAATTAGATACAATCTACCAGAAAAAGGCCCGATTACAATTGAGAAAATTGAAAAGATTCTTATAGAGGAATATAAATATAAAATTGTCTTTGCGACCCCTGGCAAACATCCTCTGTTGCAAACTTTAAGATCAATTTACACTTTTGATAGAGGCCCTATTCTTTTTATCAATAAAGAACTTCTTGAGACACAAAAACTGTTCACTATCATCAAAGAGTTTGCCTTTTGTGCTTTAAATCTAAGAGAAGAAGTTTCAGAGACAAGGGTTGATGGAGTTAAAAATACATTCCGAGATGTTTTAAATGATTTTAAATCAAATTATTTTGCAGCTGCACTTCTATTGAACGAAGAAGTATTCATTGAAATTATGCAGAAATTTTTTGATAATCAAACTTTCTCAACTTCTTCCATCGAAGAAATTTTAAAAGAACTAAACATAGGCCCTGAAACTTTTTTTAATAGACTCATTCAAGTTCTACCTAAACAATTTGGGATTGATAGACTTTTTTATTTAAAGTTTCAAACCTCTGATGTTTTTAAAGGAATTAGAAGATTTAAAATTACAAATGAAATTCATCTTAATGGGCCACACGGTCCACAAGGAATTCGCTTAAATGAACATTATTGCAGAAGATGGATTACTGTTTCTTTATTAGATAGTTTTTGTGAAGATGATGCTCTGACAGATTATAAATTGGGAATTCAAAAATCAAAAATGCTTGAATCGGGAAAAGAGTTTATGTGTTTTTCTGTGGCCAGAGGCCCTAAAAAACCACATTTGCCAAATACATGTATTACTCTGGGGATTGAGTTAAATGAAAGGGCCCGTGAAATTATTAAATTTCACAAAGACCCTAGAATAATAACTAAAGATGTTTCTAAAACTTGTGAACGATGTCCATTAACTGATTGTGATGAAAGAGTAGCGCCACCGACTATTTATGAAAAGATCACTCAAGTTGAATGTAAAGATAATGCTGTAAAAGATCTAATAAAAGAAATTAAATCTTTATCCAACTGA
- a CDS encoding ABC-F family ATP-binding cassette domain-containing protein: MIKVFDLTKSFGKQELFSQVSFLLNSGERVGLVGRNGTGKSTLFKIIAGEMTPDEGEVVIPKNYKIGILKQHINFNRATVLQECVDSLPEDQKYDQYKVEKILLGLGLDNDDILKNPYDLSGGLQLRVSLAKVLLQAPNLLLLDEPTNYLDILGIRWLENFLKKYPGEMIIITHDRTFMDAVITHTMGIKRGLVKKIKGDTEKYYEQITQEEIIHEQTRLNLERKKKHLEDFITRFKAKASKATQAKSKQKKLDKLGALEKLSIEKNFGPCFQYTPCPSKYILEVKDLFFSYPNGPELLGGLSFSLKTDDCLAIIGPNGKGKSTLLNLLANNISPNTGEINFHSKVQQGFFGQTNIERLFQDNSIIQEIQNANSDLSISQVRSICGHLMFEGDLAEKKISVLSGGERSRVLLGKILAYKTNMLLMDEPTNHLDIESVQSLINQLEIYEGAVLLVSHDEKMIRSLATKLIVFQDNRVEFFDGDYDHFLEKIGWIEPESEDKKSKNSNKKSKKEIKYLREEIISQRSKELNPLKKRVEKLEEHIFEYEDDIKSLELLLMDSSLARNPGKISEIAKDLGQKKKKLEEFYEEFEEKSVLLEDREKFFENQLNDLCQISVG, encoded by the coding sequence GTGATCAAAGTATTCGATTTAACAAAGAGTTTTGGTAAGCAGGAATTATTTAGTCAAGTCAGTTTTTTATTAAACTCAGGTGAGCGAGTTGGACTTGTAGGAAGAAATGGAACAGGTAAATCTACTTTGTTTAAAATAATTGCCGGAGAAATGACCCCAGATGAAGGTGAAGTTGTTATTCCTAAAAATTATAAAATAGGTATTCTTAAACAACATATCAATTTCAATCGAGCAACAGTATTGCAAGAATGTGTTGATTCACTTCCTGAAGATCAAAAATACGATCAATATAAAGTAGAAAAAATCTTACTTGGATTAGGTTTAGACAATGATGATATTTTAAAAAATCCTTACGATTTATCGGGGGGACTACAACTACGAGTTTCTCTTGCAAAGGTATTGCTGCAAGCTCCAAACCTTTTACTTTTAGATGAACCGACAAACTATCTAGATATTTTAGGAATTAGATGGTTAGAAAATTTCTTAAAAAAATATCCAGGTGAAATGATAATTATCACCCATGATAGAACATTTATGGACGCTGTTATTACACACACCATGGGTATTAAAAGAGGACTTGTAAAAAAAATCAAAGGAGATACCGAAAAATATTATGAGCAAATTACTCAAGAAGAAATTATACATGAACAAACAAGACTAAATTTAGAACGCAAAAAAAAACATCTTGAAGATTTTATCACTCGTTTCAAAGCTAAGGCCTCTAAAGCAACTCAAGCAAAATCAAAACAAAAAAAATTAGATAAATTGGGAGCACTTGAAAAACTTTCCATAGAGAAAAATTTTGGACCTTGTTTTCAATATACTCCTTGTCCTAGTAAATATATCCTTGAGGTTAAAGATCTCTTTTTTTCTTATCCTAATGGGCCAGAGCTTCTAGGAGGTCTATCCTTTTCCCTCAAGACTGATGATTGTTTAGCAATAATAGGCCCAAATGGGAAAGGAAAATCCACTTTATTAAATTTACTTGCAAATAATATAAGTCCAAATACTGGTGAAATTAATTTTCATTCTAAAGTGCAACAAGGCTTCTTTGGACAGACAAATATTGAACGATTATTTCAAGACAACTCAATTATTCAAGAAATTCAAAATGCAAATAGTGATCTTTCCATCTCACAAGTAAGGTCAATTTGTGGGCATTTGATGTTTGAAGGGGATTTAGCAGAAAAAAAAATATCAGTACTTTCAGGAGGGGAGAGAAGTCGTGTGTTGCTTGGTAAAATTTTGGCCTATAAGACAAATATGCTCCTTATGGATGAGCCAACAAACCACTTGGATATAGAATCAGTTCAGTCTTTAATTAATCAGTTAGAGATTTATGAAGGTGCTGTACTCTTAGTTTCTCACGATGAAAAAATGATTAGATCCTTAGCAACAAAGCTTATCGTTTTTCAAGATAATAGAGTTGAATTTTTTGATGGAGATTATGACCACTTCTTAGAAAAAATTGGTTGGATAGAACCAGAAAGTGAGGATAAAAAGTCAAAAAACAGCAATAAGAAATCAAAAAAGGAAATCAAATACCTCCGAGAAGAAATTATTTCCCAACGATCAAAAGAGTTAAACCCACTCAAAAAAAGGGTAGAGAAATTAGAAGAACATATTTTTGAATATGAAGATGATATCAAATCATTAGAACTTCTCTTAATGGATAGTTCTTTGGCCAGAAATCCTGGAAAAATTTCTGAAATAGCTAAAGATCTAGGACAGAAAAAAAAGAAACTAGAAGAGTTTTACGAAGAATTTGAAGAAAAAAGTGTACTACTAGAAGATAGAGAAAAGTTTTTTGAAAATCAATTAAATGATTTATGCCAAATATCAGTTGGATAA
- a CDS encoding TraR/DksA family transcriptional regulator, translating into MQNLEEIKDRLVAKKEKLLSRINNIEKDRRREKQGPINPDFAEQAVEVENNEVLDALSDLEREEIKKINTALVKIENGTYGSCMSCGEQISEARLTAMPFSSLCLECADE; encoded by the coding sequence ATGCAAAACCTAGAAGAAATTAAAGATAGACTCGTAGCGAAAAAGGAAAAACTTCTAAGTAGAATAAATAATATAGAAAAAGACCGTAGAAGAGAGAAACAGGGACCTATTAACCCTGATTTTGCTGAGCAGGCCGTAGAAGTTGAAAATAATGAGGTATTAGACGCTTTAAGTGATTTAGAACGTGAAGAAATTAAAAAGATTAATACTGCATTAGTGAAAATTGAAAACGGCACTTATGGAAGTTGTATGTCTTGTGGAGAACAAATTTCTGAAGCTAGACTTACTGCAATGCCGTTTAGTTCATTATGCTTAGAATGTGCGGACGAATAG
- a CDS encoding DUF3015 family protein, with product MKLILLLALLSPISLLAADGSSGCGPGWYIFKDNSILSSMLRATTNGLLFPVTTLGMTLGTSNCSKHKLVMREKESLHFAINNYFELKKEIASGEGQYISAFTETLGCRESISDQLGNKLKENYRSIFKSSEINPEELLRETYKIILTDKNIAKSCSDLV from the coding sequence ATGAAATTAATTTTACTTTTGGCCTTACTTTCACCAATAAGTCTTCTCGCGGCAGATGGTAGTTCTGGTTGTGGGCCAGGATGGTATATATTTAAGGACAATTCAATCCTCTCATCAATGTTACGAGCGACCACAAATGGTTTACTTTTTCCTGTAACAACTTTGGGGATGACATTAGGTACTTCCAATTGTAGCAAACATAAACTTGTTATGAGAGAAAAAGAAAGTCTACATTTTGCCATAAACAATTATTTTGAACTTAAAAAAGAAATTGCTTCAGGTGAAGGCCAGTACATTTCAGCTTTTACTGAAACGTTAGGATGTAGAGAGAGTATTTCAGATCAATTAGGTAACAAGCTTAAAGAAAACTATAGATCTATTTTCAAATCTAGTGAAATAAATCCTGAGGAGCTTTTGAGAGAAACATATAAAATTATTCTGACAGATAAAAACATTGCAAAATCTTGTTCAGATTTAGTTTAA
- a CDS encoding YceI family protein gives MKFLCCVIYLICCTEGFCSNWKIDIEASKIKWTGKKLSGQHWGHVKIKEGYVIIQKNRPINSKIVVDMNTITCEDLTDVKYNQKLLTHLKSEDFFSTSKYPYSQIILKKIEDKGENLKIQADLTIKGKTQSIEFLTIKSIGDKLATFKAKLIFDRTKYGIKYNSGNFFKSLGDKLIKDDVELDVTLIAKNQH, from the coding sequence ATGAAATTTCTATGTTGTGTGATTTATCTTATCTGTTGCACTGAAGGGTTTTGTAGTAATTGGAAAATTGATATTGAGGCCTCAAAGATAAAATGGACTGGAAAAAAACTTTCTGGTCAACATTGGGGCCATGTAAAAATCAAAGAAGGTTATGTCATTATTCAAAAGAATCGACCAATAAATAGCAAAATTGTTGTAGATATGAATACAATAACATGTGAAGATTTAACTGATGTAAAATACAATCAAAAACTTCTGACCCATTTAAAGAGCGAAGATTTTTTTTCGACTAGCAAATATCCATACTCCCAAATTATTTTAAAGAAGATAGAAGACAAGGGTGAAAATCTTAAAATACAGGCAGACCTAACCATCAAAGGAAAAACTCAGTCTATCGAATTTTTAACAATAAAATCTATCGGTGATAAATTAGCAACTTTTAAGGCCAAGCTTATCTTTGATAGGACAAAGTATGGAATAAAATATAATTCCGGAAATTTTTTCAAAAGTTTGGGTGATAAACTTATCAAGGATGATGTGGAGCTTGATGTCACACTGATAGCTAAAAACCAACATTAA
- a CDS encoding esterase-like activity of phytase family protein, whose amino-acid sequence MNVTILRELFNDLNQIMKRFLPIFLLFLPYARAAVKFQLYKTSNFIEIIPYHTKFKNFIVGGLSDLTCQGSKLLAISDDRGDYGPLRIFEFENDQKINLTNVIQIGIKNSSVDFEGLTQVGSFYFATSEGQLSLARTVNSYLFKFDQKGNLIKKYPFPSAYNISPFKGIRDNSSFESLTYNQSKNFIITALENSLIQDDQLPNFEEKTDLRILQFDLEKERFKSETFYQLEKLKKINNQNTVGSLGLVALEHLKGNYYLSLERAWIPKIKKNFAQLFLVEITDHHFAPVKNHVERSLRKYVNKTLIGNIEDFITPSELKNIDNVEGLCVSPLKDGEYKITLVTDNNFNKYQQTIFFHFLLKEVK is encoded by the coding sequence GTGAACGTAACGATTTTACGTGAATTATTTAATGATTTAAATCAAATTATGAAGCGATTTTTACCTATATTTTTACTTTTTTTACCATACGCCAGAGCAGCAGTAAAATTTCAACTCTATAAAACATCAAACTTTATTGAGATTATTCCCTATCATACCAAATTTAAAAATTTTATTGTTGGTGGGTTGTCTGACTTGACATGCCAAGGAAGTAAACTTCTTGCGATTAGTGATGACAGAGGAGATTATGGCCCTTTAAGAATATTTGAGTTTGAAAACGATCAAAAAATTAATCTTACTAATGTGATTCAAATTGGTATAAAAAATTCATCTGTAGATTTTGAAGGTTTAACTCAAGTGGGATCATTTTATTTTGCCACTTCAGAAGGACAGCTCTCACTGGCCCGGACAGTAAATTCTTATCTTTTTAAATTTGATCAAAAAGGAAATTTAATTAAAAAATACCCCTTTCCTTCTGCCTACAATATCTCTCCATTTAAGGGCATAAGAGATAATTCTTCTTTTGAATCCTTAACCTATAATCAAAGTAAAAATTTCATCATCACTGCTCTTGAAAACTCACTCATTCAAGATGATCAGCTCCCAAATTTTGAGGAAAAGACAGATTTGAGAATACTGCAATTCGACTTAGAAAAAGAGCGTTTTAAATCTGAAACATTCTATCAGCTAGAAAAACTTAAAAAAATAAATAATCAAAATACTGTAGGAAGCCTTGGTTTAGTGGCCTTAGAGCATCTAAAAGGCAATTATTATTTATCTCTAGAGAGAGCATGGATCCCGAAAATTAAAAAAAATTTCGCTCAACTGTTCCTTGTTGAAATAACAGATCATCATTTTGCTCCGGTAAAAAATCATGTCGAACGATCCCTTAGAAAATATGTAAATAAAACACTGATTGGAAATATTGAAGATTTCATCACGCCAAGTGAATTGAAAAATATTGATAATGTTGAGGGTTTATGTGTATCTCCACTTAAAGATGGTGAATACAAAATTACATTAGTCACAGATAATAATTTTAACAAATATCAGCAGACTATTTTTTTCCATTTTCTACTTAAGGAAGTCAAATGA
- a CDS encoding DUF4105 domain-containing protein — MFRFSLITLFFLNFSALGSISDNELRAFAFSNQWKNLYLYKSSLFSRSGFQSKSDEDKFFFSPMGIKDPYAELVEAIKTFQENKKVGHINLEARCAFPARYYTLKKRWPSLFKNESQCPDLDEWLSRLDTQEVYLVYAGPYPNNPASMFGHTFIRLRAKRNPLLDYIVGFQASVDPRDGMISYSIKGITGQYMGFFNLKPYYMNIGLYNNLESRGLWEYKIDFTKEEIQFLLKFIWEISNNTGFKYYFLDENCSYFLLTLLEAVRPELDISTFHSLAIHPIETVKNAKNILVKTKSLYRAPIKKKIIHLYKQLSSDEQKIFQKSLKNETKIAQVSSPKVLDLINEYWKYENYIERTKLDEESKKIMNTALIQRASLKSKSNFIPLKSDLDPIQIHSPSRISAGFKKNKKSSGETLSYKMGHHGLTDSENGLTRWSFIDFLELQFIRSNNKVQFEKFKLVEILSLEGMDPVFTNISWRVKAETIKNCFFCRGRPRTSILTSIGLSKNFESSTFWSLIGQESVFNFYHFNIYPLLNLGLKTKWDILSYALDFKSTFWNDTYLWEVINYLTINLNDDYTLEFSHRLQTENSNEFEIKLNLHF, encoded by the coding sequence TTGTTCAGATTTAGTTTAATTACTCTATTCTTTCTCAATTTTAGTGCCTTAGGTTCAATTTCAGATAATGAACTTAGGGCATTTGCTTTTTCAAACCAGTGGAAAAATCTTTATCTCTATAAATCAAGTCTATTTTCTCGTAGTGGTTTTCAATCAAAATCAGATGAGGACAAGTTTTTTTTCTCACCTATGGGAATTAAGGATCCTTACGCTGAACTAGTTGAGGCAATAAAAACTTTTCAAGAAAATAAGAAAGTTGGCCATATCAATTTAGAAGCAAGATGTGCCTTTCCGGCGCGCTATTATACTTTAAAAAAAAGATGGCCCTCACTTTTTAAAAATGAATCACAATGTCCAGATTTAGATGAGTGGTTAAGCAGGCTTGATACACAGGAAGTTTACCTCGTCTATGCTGGGCCATATCCGAATAATCCAGCTTCAATGTTTGGACATACATTTATTCGACTCAGGGCCAAACGAAATCCTCTTTTGGATTATATCGTTGGTTTTCAGGCCTCAGTTGATCCCAGGGATGGAATGATTAGTTATTCAATTAAGGGTATAACAGGGCAATATATGGGTTTTTTTAATTTAAAACCTTATTATATGAATATTGGTTTATACAATAATTTAGAAAGTCGAGGACTTTGGGAATACAAAATAGATTTTACAAAAGAAGAAATTCAATTTCTTTTAAAATTTATTTGGGAGATTTCAAACAATACAGGTTTTAAATATTATTTTTTAGATGAGAATTGTTCTTATTTTCTTTTAACTCTCTTAGAAGCAGTCAGGCCAGAATTAGACATTTCAACTTTTCATAGCTTAGCGATTCATCCAATTGAAACTGTAAAAAATGCGAAAAATATACTCGTCAAAACCAAATCCCTCTACAGAGCTCCTATAAAAAAGAAAATAATTCATCTATACAAACAATTATCTAGTGATGAACAAAAGATTTTTCAAAAATCATTAAAAAATGAAACAAAAATAGCTCAAGTATCTTCTCCTAAAGTTCTAGATTTAATTAACGAATATTGGAAATATGAAAACTACATTGAAAGAACCAAACTTGATGAAGAATCAAAAAAAATTATGAACACAGCACTTATTCAAAGGGCCTCATTGAAGTCCAAAAGTAATTTTATTCCACTAAAGAGTGATCTGGACCCAATACAAATCCACTCTCCAAGTAGAATTTCTGCTGGATTTAAGAAAAATAAAAAAAGCTCTGGTGAAACACTTTCTTATAAAATGGGCCATCATGGACTAACAGATTCTGAGAACGGTTTAACGAGATGGAGTTTTATTGATTTTTTGGAGCTCCAGTTCATAAGATCGAACAATAAAGTTCAATTTGAAAAATTTAAACTTGTTGAAATATTGTCTTTAGAGGGCATGGACCCCGTTTTTACCAATATCAGTTGGAGGGTAAAAGCTGAAACTATAAAAAATTGCTTTTTTTGCCGAGGACGACCTAGAACCTCAATTCTCACTTCGATAGGTCTATCAAAAAATTTTGAATCTTCTACATTTTGGTCTCTAATTGGGCAGGAATCTGTGTTTAATTTTTATCATTTTAACATCTATCCATTGCTCAATCTTGGCCTAAAAACAAAGTGGGATATCCTTTCGTACGCTTTAGATTTTAAAAGTACTTTTTGGAATGATACATATTTATGGGAAGTCATTAATTATTTAACAATAAATTTGAACGATGATTATACTTTAGAATTTTCACACCGTTTACAGACAGAAAACAGCAATGAGTTTGAAATTAAATTAAATTTGCATTTTTAA
- a CDS encoding CopD family protein, with amino-acid sequence MSFFYLKALHIIFVVTWFAGLFYIVRLFIYHSEALKFENTKKEILCKQYTIMENRLWYIITWPSAILTLIFGPSLLHMYFPLTDHPWLLTKIAFVCFLFIYHLYCGKILKSLQKGIAYSGSKLRIFNEIATLFLFSIVFLVVLKDLINATQGLIGFMALSIILMLGIKVYKKYRSDT; translated from the coding sequence ATGAGTTTTTTTTATCTAAAAGCACTGCATATTATATTTGTCGTCACTTGGTTTGCAGGCCTTTTCTATATTGTGAGACTCTTTATCTACCACAGTGAGGCCTTAAAATTTGAAAATACAAAAAAAGAAATACTTTGTAAGCAGTATACCATTATGGAAAATAGATTGTGGTATATCATCACATGGCCATCAGCGATTTTAACACTCATTTTTGGCCCTTCATTACTCCATATGTATTTTCCTCTCACTGATCACCCTTGGTTGCTTACAAAAATTGCTTTTGTGTGCTTTCTTTTCATCTACCATTTATATTGCGGTAAAATTTTAAAATCTCTTCAAAAAGGTATTGCTTATTCAGGTAGTAAGCTCAGAATCTTTAATGAAATCGCAACTCTATTTCTGTTCTCTATCGTTTTTTTAGTCGTTTTAAAAGATTTGATAAATGCGACACAGGGTCTAATAGGTTTTATGGCCTTATCAATTATACTTATGCTAGGTATTAAAGTTTACAAAAAATATAGATCTGATACATAA
- a CDS encoding S8 family serine peptidase, whose translation MKFILLALFLSFKLHATESQKILIKLKPGIDVSKFLEEFDLGKATTYFDNLISIKLESNIDPNLFVERLSKSEKIEFAEIDLKRKRDFGIPTPIKNKKNLSIFNQSFFNDEYAGRLWSFYNSTEFGTDLNLAYLNGLVTPQKDIIVAVVDTGVDYNHDDLKANMWINHNEIPDNNIDDDGNGYVDDIYGIDTLNRDADDKASSDPMDAHYHGTHVAGTIGAVQNNRTGIPGVAPRVKIMAIKTVPSRGDEKDSDVIEALLYAARNGAKVINCSFGKNSVSLGKSLSETIDYIGKNYGTLVVVAAGNNGRDIDKNPIFPASMKNQNIFTIGASQNKGEPAYFSNFGQISVDLFAPGMAIYSTSPRNSYRGLSGTSMAAPFVSGVVALIWSIYPDISLNEIKEVLMKSVDIRIPFRDKANAPGHINVYKALSLLEAH comes from the coding sequence ATGAAGTTTATATTACTAGCACTATTTCTGTCTTTTAAATTACATGCAACAGAATCTCAAAAAATTCTAATCAAACTAAAACCAGGAATAGATGTCTCTAAATTTTTAGAAGAATTCGACTTAGGCAAGGCGACTACTTATTTTGACAATTTGATATCAATAAAATTAGAGTCAAATATTGATCCAAATTTATTTGTTGAAAGACTCAGTAAATCTGAAAAAATAGAATTTGCTGAAATCGATTTAAAACGCAAGAGAGATTTTGGCATACCTACGCCAATTAAGAATAAAAAAAATTTAAGTATCTTTAATCAAAGTTTTTTTAATGATGAGTATGCTGGCCGTTTGTGGAGCTTTTACAATTCCACAGAATTTGGGACTGATTTAAATCTTGCTTATCTCAATGGATTAGTCACTCCTCAAAAAGATATCATCGTTGCTGTTGTTGATACGGGGGTTGATTATAATCATGATGACCTCAAGGCGAATATGTGGATTAATCATAATGAAATTCCAGACAATAATATTGACGATGATGGGAATGGTTATGTGGATGACATTTATGGAATAGATACCCTAAATAGAGATGCAGATGACAAGGCATCCAGTGATCCAATGGATGCTCATTACCATGGTACCCACGTGGCCGGAACAATAGGTGCAGTACAAAATAATAGAACAGGTATTCCAGGGGTCGCTCCAAGAGTTAAAATTATGGCCATCAAAACTGTTCCATCTCGAGGAGACGAAAAAGATTCAGATGTTATAGAAGCATTACTTTATGCTGCGAGAAATGGAGCGAAAGTAATTAACTGTTCGTTTGGAAAAAACAGTGTCTCTCTTGGTAAATCTCTTAGTGAAACGATAGATTATATTGGTAAAAATTATGGAACTTTAGTTGTCGTAGCTGCAGGAAACAACGGGCGTGATATTGATAAAAATCCAATTTTTCCAGCTTCTATGAAAAACCAAAATATTTTTACAATTGGTGCAAGTCAAAATAAAGGAGAACCTGCCTATTTTTCAAATTTTGGTCAGATAAGTGTTGATTTGTTTGCACCAGGAATGGCCATCTATTCGACTTCTCCAAGAAACAGCTATCGTGGATTATCAGGGACCTCAATGGCCGCTCCATTTGTGAGTGGAGTTGTTGCGTTAATATGGTCAATATATCCAGATATTTCTCTAAATGAAATCAAAGAGGTTCTTATGAAGAGTGTTGATATTCGAATCCCTTTCAGAGATAAGGCAAATGCTCCAGGCCATATCAATGTTTATAAAGCTCTATCCCTTTTAGAAGCTCATTAA
- a CDS encoding AmpG family muropeptide MFS transporter, with product MTKNHSFIDLMKALASKRMLIVLFLGFSSGLPIMLLYSTIKIWMRREGVDLSTVGYFSWITLPYTFNFVWSFLLDRYVLFNLGRRKSWLILTQFGLIASLLLLSLGNPTESISYLAFMAFILCFFSATQDIAVDAYRREILPDDELGIGASIGVYGYRIGMLMASGFGLWIVDTETFGFSFNQMFQLMAALMLIGVVTTLIADEPNVEGDRPDSFIHAIINPFKEFFVREYSIWILLFIIFYKMGDSVAGAMTGPFYVDMGFSNKDIAEITKGVGFISSMAGLFVGGWTIYKIGILRSLWFFGFLQAISTSLFSILTFSKTLGMLALVVSFEDFSSGMGTAAQVAFMASLTNKRFTATQYALFASLASFGRTFVAGWSGHLVVYSGYFSFFIIGSILAIPGMLLLLKVKRVSTDF from the coding sequence ATGACTAAAAATCATAGTTTTATAGACCTCATGAAAGCTCTTGCTTCAAAGAGAATGTTGATTGTTTTATTTTTGGGTTTTAGTAGTGGTCTACCCATAATGCTCCTTTATTCTACAATAAAAATCTGGATGAGAAGAGAGGGGGTAGATCTTTCAACTGTTGGTTATTTTTCATGGATCACTTTGCCCTATACCTTCAATTTTGTTTGGTCTTTTCTCTTAGACCGGTACGTTCTTTTCAATCTTGGACGAAGAAAAAGCTGGTTGATCTTAACTCAATTTGGGCTAATTGCATCCCTATTACTTTTAAGTTTAGGAAACCCGACGGAATCAATCTCTTATTTGGCATTTATGGCCTTTATTCTTTGTTTTTTTAGTGCAACTCAAGACATTGCAGTAGATGCTTACCGACGTGAAATTTTACCTGATGATGAACTTGGAATTGGTGCCAGTATTGGGGTCTATGGATATAGAATCGGAATGCTAATGGCCTCAGGATTTGGACTATGGATTGTTGATACGGAAACCTTCGGATTTTCATTTAATCAGATGTTTCAATTGATGGCGGCCCTAATGCTTATTGGAGTAGTAACAACTTTAATAGCAGATGAACCTAATGTTGAGGGTGATAGACCTGACTCATTTATACATGCAATTATTAACCCTTTTAAAGAATTTTTTGTCCGAGAATATTCAATATGGATTTTGTTGTTTATCATATTTTACAAAATGGGTGATTCTGTTGCAGGTGCAATGACTGGCCCTTTTTATGTTGATATGGGTTTTTCAAATAAAGATATTGCTGAAATAACTAAAGGTGTAGGATTTATTTCAAGTATGGCCGGTCTTTTTGTTGGAGGTTGGACCATCTATAAAATTGGTATTTTGAGATCCCTTTGGTTTTTTGGTTTTTTGCAGGCCATATCAACATCACTTTTTAGTATTTTGACTTTTAGTAAAACACTTGGAATGCTTGCACTTGTTGTCTCCTTTGAAGATTTTAGTAGTGGTATGGGGACAGCTGCTCAGGTTGCCTTTATGGCCTCTCTTACAAATAAAAGATTTACCGCAACTCAATATGCATTATTCGCATCCTTGGCCTCATTTGGACGAACATTTGTTGCGGGTTGGTCAGGTCATTTGGTAGTATATTCAGGATACTTCAGTTTTTTTATAATAGGT